The Desulfobaccales bacterium nucleotide sequence AGAAACCCCCCGACACCCCATAGAGTGTTTACCGTGAAACGGCCAAGTTCCGCGGCCGCACCCTCGAAGTTCGCCTGGAGCAGGCAATTGACGAAACGGATCGGGAAGGCGAGGTTCGCAAAGAAATTGCTTACGCCGACCCGTGCGGCCTCGGGAACGACTTTCCCATATCCCTGCGCGACCGGTTTGAGCAGCCAGAAGTAAAGCTTGTCGTTGAAGTGATACATGGCCCGGTTGAAGGGCTCCAGGGGGTCGGCAATCTCAGGTTTTGCCTCCCCGCTCACCTTCTCAGGAACTTCGATATCCCCATATTCATCGATGTTCTTGGTTTCAGATGTAACCGGCATCTCGGGGGGTTTTGGAGGGATCTGCACGGGATCGGAGACAACGAAGACCTGCTGAGCATGAGGAGGTGCAACCGGCGGTGCGAGAGTAGCGGCGGGATCAGGACTGTGAGCACAGCCCGCAGCGAAAAAAACGAGCAGGAGAACGGGAAATGAGAAAGCTTTCATAAACTGGACCCTATTGCCCCTTCACTTTCTTTCGCAGGATCTCAAGCAACTGTTCGGGCGTATTTTTTGCCAGGATGTCATTGAACTGGGTACGATAATTCAGAACCAGGCTCACATTTTCAATAACGATGTCATATACTTTCCAAGCGCCGTCCTTCAGAATCACTCTATAGAAGATAGGAATCTCCTTTGAAGAGGTGACGATTTTCGTTTGAATCTCGGCCTGTGTTTCCGAGACCATGGTCTCCCGCTCAAAGACAATTTTCTCGTCGGTGTAGGCAAGGATTTTGTCGATGTAGGCCTTTTCCAGCACCTGTCGAAAAAGGAGGACGAACTCCTTACGCTGGGCGACATTCATGCTGTTCCAGTGCCTGGACAAGGTGCGCTTCGAAAGTTCGACATCATCAAACATGCGTTCATAGATAAGCCGAAGTTTCTCCTTTTCGATCTCCTTGGCCGACGCGGCTTTGAGCTTTGGATCGCGCAACACCTCCAGCACTTTGTTGACGTTAGACTGAACCGCGTCCAACGGCGGACCGGCATATACCGGAAGAGAAAACAGCAACAGAATGAGGATGGTCAATGCGACGATCGGTCTTTTCATGGATTACCTCTCTTGATCCGTTTACGCGACTACGGTTTCTTCACATCTCCGAAGGCATACTTGCTGATGAGATCTGCGATGTCCACCGCCGATTGCGTTTCGGTAATGGTTCCACCCGGCTTGAGAATTGCGCCTGCGCCCCCGGGGTCAATGCTGAGATGCATATCGCCGATCAGCCCCTCCGTTTTAATGGAGGCAATGGCATCATCAAAAATCTTGATGTCATTCCGAATGCGAATCTCCACCATGGCCTTCTGCTTTTCCTGGTCCATGGTGAGTCGCTCCACGCGCCCCACCTCAATGCCGGAGATATAAACAAGGCTGCCGGCCCTCAGGCCGGTGACCGAGGTGAATCGGGCAAAGAGAGAATAGGCGTTGTCGCCGAGCAGGGAAACATGACCGAGTTTCACCGTCATATACCCAACGCAGAGGAGCCCGAAAACGAGAAAAATGCCAACCGTGGTTTCCATCGTGTACTTTTTCATCTGCTTACCCCCTCCCGTCACACCGAAGACGGGCAATTTCTTTTTGTTGAGATTTTGCCGCATCGATGACGGAATCGATATCGGCAACCGGTTGACCCTGGGCAATTCCGGCCAGGACCGTAAATTCGACACACCCCGCCGACGTTGTCTGCCTGCGAGCTGCCGCCGAGACGTCATGAATGCCCCGTTCTTGAAAATCCTTGGCAAAATCGTTGAGAATGCTCTCCGCTTCCGTCAGATCCGAAT carries:
- a CDS encoding MlaA family lipoprotein, which translates into the protein MKAFSFPVLLLVFFAAGCAHSPDPAATLAPPVAPPHAQQVFVVSDPVQIPPKPPEMPVTSETKNIDEYGDIEVPEKVSGEAKPEIADPLEPFNRAMYHFNDKLYFWLLKPVAQGYGKVVPEAARVGVSNFFANLAFPIRFVNCLLQANFEGAAAELGRFTVNTLWGVGGFL
- a CDS encoding ABC transporter substrate-binding protein, which produces MKRPIVALTILILLLFSLPVYAGPPLDAVQSNVNKVLEVLRDPKLKAASAKEIEKEKLRLIYERMFDDVELSKRTLSRHWNSMNVAQRKEFVLLFRQVLEKAYIDKILAYTDEKIVFERETMVSETQAEIQTKIVTSSKEIPIFYRVILKDGAWKVYDIVIENVSLVLNYRTQFNDILAKNTPEQLLEILRKKVKGQ
- the mlaD gene encoding outer membrane lipid asymmetry maintenance protein MlaD encodes the protein MKKYTMETTVGIFLVFGLLCVGYMTVKLGHVSLLGDNAYSLFARFTSVTGLRAGSLVYISGIEVGRVERLTMDQEKQKAMVEIRIRNDIKIFDDAIASIKTEGLIGDMHLSIDPGGAGAILKPGGTITETQSAVDIADLISKYAFGDVKKP